In a genomic window of Cuculus canorus isolate bCucCan1 chromosome Z, bCucCan1.pri, whole genome shotgun sequence:
- the LOC104061482 gene encoding solute carrier organic anion transporter family member 4C1-like isoform X7, translating into MEGGDIENPVFEPPSPESGRQRQASPSGTDSPAEEGPCGWSSCAPEALQLCNNAEGYLAVYSLLAVFQGIVVNGLVNVSISTIERRYELNSSLTGLMSASYDIAFCILSLFVSFFGERGHKPRWLAFSAFLLGLGSLIFSLPHFISGKYHFGAKLEDTCQIPGASSTNFTCSASTKSSLHKYLLVFMLGQLLLGVGGTPLYTLGTAFIDDSVPKHKSSLYIGIGYAMSLLGPAIGFVLGGQLLNIYIDIQIPESTKLDQDDPRWLGAWWIPFLACSFAIWLLIIPFSCFPKHLPGTTKIQAEKISETHNDGSAALVENQNIGKSFKDFPVALLILLKNPVLMSLIIASSSEALVATGFATFLPKFIENQFGKTSSFSATLGGLVLVPAAALGQIISGILVSKCKMDCKSIIKFMTGTCSVALLFNSVVLFAKCGNEPFAGVSETYNGTGVLYDLTAPCNANCRCLRSMYYPVCGRDEVQYFSPCFAGCASHLFNNVKKTYHNCSCIGKPKRESDSEDFFYEAVPGKCPTQCKLLPFFLTFFFFAVVFTCMAITPTTVAILRCVPDKQRSFALGVQEVFLRLLGETRWNTSIKKKNPNNIEEMD; encoded by the exons ATGGAGGGTGGTGACATCGAGAATCCCGTGTTCGAACCGCCCAGCCCTGAGTCCGGCCGCCAGCGCCAGGCGAGCCCCTCCGGCACGGACTCACCGGCTGAGGAGGGGCCCTGCGGGTGGAGCAGCTGCGCGCCAGAGGCTTTGCAGCTCTGCAACAACGCCGAGGGCTACCTGGCCGTCTACAGCCTCCTCGCCGTCTTCCAAG GTATTGTGGTAAATGGCCTTGTTAACGTCAGTATTTCAACAATTGAGAGGCGTTATGAGTTGAACAGTTCCCTCACGGGCTTAATGTCTGCTAGCTATGACATTGCTTTTTGTATATTGTCACTATTTGTATCTTTCTTTGGAGAAAGAGGACACAAACCACGATGGCTTGCTTTCTCAGCATTCTTGCTAGGATTGGGCTCCCTTATATTTTCATTACCACACTTCATTAGTGGAAAATACCACTTTGGAGCTAAACTTGAAG ACACGTGTCAGATTCCAGGAGCAAGCTCTACTAACTTTACTTGCAGTGCCAGCACAAAGTCTTCACTTCATAAATATCTACTTGTCTTTATGCTGggacagctgctgctgggagttGGAGGAACTCCGCTATATACTTTGGGGACAGCTTTTATTGATGATAGTGTCCCAAAACACAAGTCTTCCCTTTATATAG gAATTGGCTATGCCATGTCACTGCTGGGTCCTGCTATTGGCTTTGTCTTAGGAGGGCAGCTCCTTAATATTTATATTGATATCCAGATCCCAGAAAG taCAAAGTTGGATCAAGATGACCCACGTTGGCTTGGAGCATGGTGGATACCGTTTCTTGCATGTTCTTTTGCTATTTGGCTTCTTATAATACCTTTTTCATGCTTTCCAAAACACCTACCAG GAACTACAAAAATTCAGGCTGAAAAAATCTCTGAGACACATAATGATGGAAGTGCGGCACTTGTTGAGAACCAGAATATtggaaaaagttttaaagactTTCCTGTGGCACTTCTG ATACTGTTGAAGAATCCAGTGCTTATGAGTCTAATAATAGCCAGTTCTTCAGAAGCTTTAGTTGCCACTGGCTTTGCCACATTTCTACCAAAGTTTATAGAAAATCAGTTTGGCAAGACGTCAAGTTTTTCAGCAACTCTTGGAG GGCTTGTGTTagttccagcagcagcactagGCCAAATCATAAGTGGCATCTTGGTTTCCAAGTGCAAAATGGATTGCAAAAGCATTATCAAGTTCATGACGGGCACTTGTTCAGTGGCCCTACTATTCAACTCAGTGGTTTTATTTGCTAAATGTGGGAATGAACCCTTCGCAGGTGTCTCTGAAACATATAATGG AACAGGTGTGCTCTATGACTTAACAGCACCATGTAATGCTAACTGCAGGTGTTTGCGTTCCATGTACTACCCAGTTTGTGGCAGAGATGAAGTCCAGTACTTTTCTCCCTGTTTCGCAGGATGTGCATCACATCTCTTTAACAACGTGAAAAAG ACGTACCACAACTGTTCCTGTATTGGGAAaccaaaaagagaaagtgattcagaagactttttttatgAGGCTGTCCCTGGGAAATGTCCAACACAGTGCAAACTTCTACCTTTTTTCCTGACCTTcttcttttttgctgttgtttttacaTGTATGGCTATTACTCCAACAACTGTGGCCATTCTCAG GTGTGTGCCAGATAAACAGCGCTCGTTTGCTCTTGGAGTACAGGAAGTATTTCTGCGACTGCTGG GTGAAACAAGGTGGAATACTtcaatcaaaaagaaaaacccgAACAATATAGAAGAAATGGACTGA
- the LOC104061482 gene encoding solute carrier organic anion transporter family member 4C1-like isoform X3, translating to MEGGDIENPVFEPPSPESGRQRQASPSGTDSPAEEGPCGWSSCAPEALQLCNNAEGYLAVYSLLAVFQGIVVNGLVNVSISTIERRYELNSSLTGLMSASYDIAFCILSLFVSFFGERGHKPRWLAFSAFLLGLGSLIFSLPHFISGKYHFGAKLEDTCQIPGASSTNFTCSASTKSSLHKYLLVFMLGQLLLGVGGTPLYTLGTAFIDDSVPKHKSSLYIGIGYAMSLLGPAIGFVLGGQLLNIYIDIQIPESTKLDQDDPRWLGAWWIPFLACSFAIWLLIIPFSCFPKHLPGTTKIQAEKISETHNDGSAALVENQNIGKSFKDFPVALLILLKNPVLMSLIIASSSEALVATGFATFLPKFIENQFGKTSSFSATLGGLVLVPAAALGQIISGILVSKCKMDCKSIIKFMTGTCSVALLFNSVVLFAKCGNEPFAGVSETYNGCLRSMYYPVCGRDEVQYFSPCFAGCASHLFNNVKKTYHNCSCIGKPKRESDSEDFFYEAVPGKCPTQCKLLPFFLTFFFFAVVFTCMAITPTTVAILRCVPDKQRSFALGVQEVFLRLLGTIPGPILFGVAIDNSCTLWDFNECKTKGACWVYDNERMAYLLMGISHCNKDSSILCIQVLLAKSSRSSLCSRQDVCISLLQQVQTCHKRIQKWYLLYTLES from the exons ATGGAGGGTGGTGACATCGAGAATCCCGTGTTCGAACCGCCCAGCCCTGAGTCCGGCCGCCAGCGCCAGGCGAGCCCCTCCGGCACGGACTCACCGGCTGAGGAGGGGCCCTGCGGGTGGAGCAGCTGCGCGCCAGAGGCTTTGCAGCTCTGCAACAACGCCGAGGGCTACCTGGCCGTCTACAGCCTCCTCGCCGTCTTCCAAG GTATTGTGGTAAATGGCCTTGTTAACGTCAGTATTTCAACAATTGAGAGGCGTTATGAGTTGAACAGTTCCCTCACGGGCTTAATGTCTGCTAGCTATGACATTGCTTTTTGTATATTGTCACTATTTGTATCTTTCTTTGGAGAAAGAGGACACAAACCACGATGGCTTGCTTTCTCAGCATTCTTGCTAGGATTGGGCTCCCTTATATTTTCATTACCACACTTCATTAGTGGAAAATACCACTTTGGAGCTAAACTTGAAG ACACGTGTCAGATTCCAGGAGCAAGCTCTACTAACTTTACTTGCAGTGCCAGCACAAAGTCTTCACTTCATAAATATCTACTTGTCTTTATGCTGggacagctgctgctgggagttGGAGGAACTCCGCTATATACTTTGGGGACAGCTTTTATTGATGATAGTGTCCCAAAACACAAGTCTTCCCTTTATATAG gAATTGGCTATGCCATGTCACTGCTGGGTCCTGCTATTGGCTTTGTCTTAGGAGGGCAGCTCCTTAATATTTATATTGATATCCAGATCCCAGAAAG taCAAAGTTGGATCAAGATGACCCACGTTGGCTTGGAGCATGGTGGATACCGTTTCTTGCATGTTCTTTTGCTATTTGGCTTCTTATAATACCTTTTTCATGCTTTCCAAAACACCTACCAG GAACTACAAAAATTCAGGCTGAAAAAATCTCTGAGACACATAATGATGGAAGTGCGGCACTTGTTGAGAACCAGAATATtggaaaaagttttaaagactTTCCTGTGGCACTTCTG ATACTGTTGAAGAATCCAGTGCTTATGAGTCTAATAATAGCCAGTTCTTCAGAAGCTTTAGTTGCCACTGGCTTTGCCACATTTCTACCAAAGTTTATAGAAAATCAGTTTGGCAAGACGTCAAGTTTTTCAGCAACTCTTGGAG GGCTTGTGTTagttccagcagcagcactagGCCAAATCATAAGTGGCATCTTGGTTTCCAAGTGCAAAATGGATTGCAAAAGCATTATCAAGTTCATGACGGGCACTTGTTCAGTGGCCCTACTATTCAACTCAGTGGTTTTATTTGCTAAATGTGGGAATGAACCCTTCGCAGGTGTCTCTGAAACATATAATGG GTGTTTGCGTTCCATGTACTACCCAGTTTGTGGCAGAGATGAAGTCCAGTACTTTTCTCCCTGTTTCGCAGGATGTGCATCACATCTCTTTAACAACGTGAAAAAG ACGTACCACAACTGTTCCTGTATTGGGAAaccaaaaagagaaagtgattcagaagactttttttatgAGGCTGTCCCTGGGAAATGTCCAACACAGTGCAAACTTCTACCTTTTTTCCTGACCTTcttcttttttgctgttgtttttacaTGTATGGCTATTACTCCAACAACTGTGGCCATTCTCAG GTGTGTGCCAGATAAACAGCGCTCGTTTGCTCTTGGAGTACAGGAAGTATTTCTGCGACTGCTGG GTACTATTCCTGGACCAATTTTGTTTGGTGTTGCTATAGACAATAGTTGTACTCTGTGGGATTTTAATGAATGTAAAACTAAAGGAGCCTGTTGGGTTTATGACAATGAAAGAATGGCTTATCTTCTGATGGGCATAA GTCACTGCAACAAGGACTCTTCTATTCTTTGCATTCAGGTACTGCTTGCAAAATCATCACGATCATCTTTGTGTTCACGGCAGGATGTTTGTATAAGCCTCCTTCAGCAAGTGCAGACCTGTCATAAAAGGATTCAGAAATGGTATCTGCTATACACACTTGAATCGTGA
- the LOC104061482 gene encoding solute carrier organic anion transporter family member 4C1-like isoform X2, with the protein MEGGDIENPVFEPPSPESGRQRQASPSGTDSPAEEGPCGWSSCAPEALQLCNNAEGYLAVYSLLAVFQGIVVNGLVNVSISTIERRYELNSSLTGLMSASYDIAFCILSLFVSFFGERGHKPRWLAFSAFLLGLGSLIFSLPHFISGKYHFGAKLEDTCQIPGASSTNFTCSASTKSSLHKYLLVFMLGQLLLGVGGTPLYTLGTAFIDDSVPKHKSSLYIGIGYAMSLLGPAIGFVLGGQLLNIYIDIQIPESTKLDQDDPRWLGAWWIPFLACSFAIWLLIIPFSCFPKHLPGTTKIQAEKISETHNDGSAALVENQNIGKSFKDFPVALLILLKNPVLMSLIIASSSEALVATGFATFLPKFIENQFGKTSSFSATLGGLVLVPAAALGQIISGILVSKCKMDCKSIIKFMTGTCSVALLFNSVVLFAKCGNEPFAGVSETYNGTGVLYDLTAPCNANCRCLRSMYYPVCGRDEVQYFSPCFAGCASHLFNNVKKTYHNCSCIGKPKRESDSEDFFYEAVPGKCPTQCKLLPFFLTFFFFAVVFTCMAITPTTVAILRCVPDKQRSFALGVQEVFLRLLGTIPGPILFGVAIDNSCTLWDFNECKTKGACWVYDNERMAYLLMGISHCNKDSSILCIQVLLAKSSRSSLCSRQDVCISLLQQVQTCHKRIQKW; encoded by the exons ATGGAGGGTGGTGACATCGAGAATCCCGTGTTCGAACCGCCCAGCCCTGAGTCCGGCCGCCAGCGCCAGGCGAGCCCCTCCGGCACGGACTCACCGGCTGAGGAGGGGCCCTGCGGGTGGAGCAGCTGCGCGCCAGAGGCTTTGCAGCTCTGCAACAACGCCGAGGGCTACCTGGCCGTCTACAGCCTCCTCGCCGTCTTCCAAG GTATTGTGGTAAATGGCCTTGTTAACGTCAGTATTTCAACAATTGAGAGGCGTTATGAGTTGAACAGTTCCCTCACGGGCTTAATGTCTGCTAGCTATGACATTGCTTTTTGTATATTGTCACTATTTGTATCTTTCTTTGGAGAAAGAGGACACAAACCACGATGGCTTGCTTTCTCAGCATTCTTGCTAGGATTGGGCTCCCTTATATTTTCATTACCACACTTCATTAGTGGAAAATACCACTTTGGAGCTAAACTTGAAG ACACGTGTCAGATTCCAGGAGCAAGCTCTACTAACTTTACTTGCAGTGCCAGCACAAAGTCTTCACTTCATAAATATCTACTTGTCTTTATGCTGggacagctgctgctgggagttGGAGGAACTCCGCTATATACTTTGGGGACAGCTTTTATTGATGATAGTGTCCCAAAACACAAGTCTTCCCTTTATATAG gAATTGGCTATGCCATGTCACTGCTGGGTCCTGCTATTGGCTTTGTCTTAGGAGGGCAGCTCCTTAATATTTATATTGATATCCAGATCCCAGAAAG taCAAAGTTGGATCAAGATGACCCACGTTGGCTTGGAGCATGGTGGATACCGTTTCTTGCATGTTCTTTTGCTATTTGGCTTCTTATAATACCTTTTTCATGCTTTCCAAAACACCTACCAG GAACTACAAAAATTCAGGCTGAAAAAATCTCTGAGACACATAATGATGGAAGTGCGGCACTTGTTGAGAACCAGAATATtggaaaaagttttaaagactTTCCTGTGGCACTTCTG ATACTGTTGAAGAATCCAGTGCTTATGAGTCTAATAATAGCCAGTTCTTCAGAAGCTTTAGTTGCCACTGGCTTTGCCACATTTCTACCAAAGTTTATAGAAAATCAGTTTGGCAAGACGTCAAGTTTTTCAGCAACTCTTGGAG GGCTTGTGTTagttccagcagcagcactagGCCAAATCATAAGTGGCATCTTGGTTTCCAAGTGCAAAATGGATTGCAAAAGCATTATCAAGTTCATGACGGGCACTTGTTCAGTGGCCCTACTATTCAACTCAGTGGTTTTATTTGCTAAATGTGGGAATGAACCCTTCGCAGGTGTCTCTGAAACATATAATGG AACAGGTGTGCTCTATGACTTAACAGCACCATGTAATGCTAACTGCAGGTGTTTGCGTTCCATGTACTACCCAGTTTGTGGCAGAGATGAAGTCCAGTACTTTTCTCCCTGTTTCGCAGGATGTGCATCACATCTCTTTAACAACGTGAAAAAG ACGTACCACAACTGTTCCTGTATTGGGAAaccaaaaagagaaagtgattcagaagactttttttatgAGGCTGTCCCTGGGAAATGTCCAACACAGTGCAAACTTCTACCTTTTTTCCTGACCTTcttcttttttgctgttgtttttacaTGTATGGCTATTACTCCAACAACTGTGGCCATTCTCAG GTGTGTGCCAGATAAACAGCGCTCGTTTGCTCTTGGAGTACAGGAAGTATTTCTGCGACTGCTGG GTACTATTCCTGGACCAATTTTGTTTGGTGTTGCTATAGACAATAGTTGTACTCTGTGGGATTTTAATGAATGTAAAACTAAAGGAGCCTGTTGGGTTTATGACAATGAAAGAATGGCTTATCTTCTGATGGGCATAA GTCACTGCAACAAGGACTCTTCTATTCTTTGCATTCAGGTACTGCTTGCAAAATCATCACGATCATCTTTGTGTTCACGGCAGGATGTTTGTATAAGCCTCCTTCAGCAAGTGCAGACCTGTCATAAAAGGATTCAGAAATG GTGA
- the LOC104061482 gene encoding solute carrier organic anion transporter family member 4C1-like isoform X6 gives MEGGDIENPVFEPPSPESGRQRQASPSGTDSPAEEGPCGWSSCAPEALQLCNNAEGYLAVYSLLAVFQGIVVNGLVNVSISTIERRYELNSSLTGLMSASYDIAFCILSLFVSFFGERGHKPRWLAFSAFLLGLGSLIFSLPHFISGKYHFGAKLEDTCQIPGASSTNFTCSASTKSSLHKYLLVFMLGQLLLGVGGTPLYTLGTAFIDDSVPKHKSSLYIGIGYAMSLLGPAIGFVLGGQLLNIYIDIQIPESTKLDQDDPRWLGAWWIPFLACSFAIWLLIIPFSCFPKHLPGTTKIQAEKISETHNDGSAALVENQNIGKSFKDFPVALLILLKNPVLMSLIIASSSEALVATGFATFLPKFIENQFGKTSSFSATLGGLVLVPAAALGQIISGILVSKCKMDCKSIIKFMTGTCSVALLFNSVVLFAKCGNEPFAGVSETYNGTGVLYDLTAPCNANCRCLRSMYYPVCGRDEVQYFSPCFAGCASHLFNNVKKTYHNCSCIGKPKRESDSEDFFYEAVPGKCPTQCKLLPFFLTFFFFAVVFTCMAITPTTVAILRCVPDKQRSFALGVQEVFLRLLGTIPGPILFGVAIDNSCTLWDFNECKTKGACWVYDNERMAYLLMGISETRWNTSIKKKNPNNIEEMD, from the exons ATGGAGGGTGGTGACATCGAGAATCCCGTGTTCGAACCGCCCAGCCCTGAGTCCGGCCGCCAGCGCCAGGCGAGCCCCTCCGGCACGGACTCACCGGCTGAGGAGGGGCCCTGCGGGTGGAGCAGCTGCGCGCCAGAGGCTTTGCAGCTCTGCAACAACGCCGAGGGCTACCTGGCCGTCTACAGCCTCCTCGCCGTCTTCCAAG GTATTGTGGTAAATGGCCTTGTTAACGTCAGTATTTCAACAATTGAGAGGCGTTATGAGTTGAACAGTTCCCTCACGGGCTTAATGTCTGCTAGCTATGACATTGCTTTTTGTATATTGTCACTATTTGTATCTTTCTTTGGAGAAAGAGGACACAAACCACGATGGCTTGCTTTCTCAGCATTCTTGCTAGGATTGGGCTCCCTTATATTTTCATTACCACACTTCATTAGTGGAAAATACCACTTTGGAGCTAAACTTGAAG ACACGTGTCAGATTCCAGGAGCAAGCTCTACTAACTTTACTTGCAGTGCCAGCACAAAGTCTTCACTTCATAAATATCTACTTGTCTTTATGCTGggacagctgctgctgggagttGGAGGAACTCCGCTATATACTTTGGGGACAGCTTTTATTGATGATAGTGTCCCAAAACACAAGTCTTCCCTTTATATAG gAATTGGCTATGCCATGTCACTGCTGGGTCCTGCTATTGGCTTTGTCTTAGGAGGGCAGCTCCTTAATATTTATATTGATATCCAGATCCCAGAAAG taCAAAGTTGGATCAAGATGACCCACGTTGGCTTGGAGCATGGTGGATACCGTTTCTTGCATGTTCTTTTGCTATTTGGCTTCTTATAATACCTTTTTCATGCTTTCCAAAACACCTACCAG GAACTACAAAAATTCAGGCTGAAAAAATCTCTGAGACACATAATGATGGAAGTGCGGCACTTGTTGAGAACCAGAATATtggaaaaagttttaaagactTTCCTGTGGCACTTCTG ATACTGTTGAAGAATCCAGTGCTTATGAGTCTAATAATAGCCAGTTCTTCAGAAGCTTTAGTTGCCACTGGCTTTGCCACATTTCTACCAAAGTTTATAGAAAATCAGTTTGGCAAGACGTCAAGTTTTTCAGCAACTCTTGGAG GGCTTGTGTTagttccagcagcagcactagGCCAAATCATAAGTGGCATCTTGGTTTCCAAGTGCAAAATGGATTGCAAAAGCATTATCAAGTTCATGACGGGCACTTGTTCAGTGGCCCTACTATTCAACTCAGTGGTTTTATTTGCTAAATGTGGGAATGAACCCTTCGCAGGTGTCTCTGAAACATATAATGG AACAGGTGTGCTCTATGACTTAACAGCACCATGTAATGCTAACTGCAGGTGTTTGCGTTCCATGTACTACCCAGTTTGTGGCAGAGATGAAGTCCAGTACTTTTCTCCCTGTTTCGCAGGATGTGCATCACATCTCTTTAACAACGTGAAAAAG ACGTACCACAACTGTTCCTGTATTGGGAAaccaaaaagagaaagtgattcagaagactttttttatgAGGCTGTCCCTGGGAAATGTCCAACACAGTGCAAACTTCTACCTTTTTTCCTGACCTTcttcttttttgctgttgtttttacaTGTATGGCTATTACTCCAACAACTGTGGCCATTCTCAG GTGTGTGCCAGATAAACAGCGCTCGTTTGCTCTTGGAGTACAGGAAGTATTTCTGCGACTGCTGG GTACTATTCCTGGACCAATTTTGTTTGGTGTTGCTATAGACAATAGTTGTACTCTGTGGGATTTTAATGAATGTAAAACTAAAGGAGCCTGTTGGGTTTATGACAATGAAAGAATGGCTTATCTTCTGATGGGCATAA GTGAAACAAGGTGGAATACTtcaatcaaaaagaaaaacccgAACAATATAGAAGAAATGGACTGA
- the LOC104061482 gene encoding solute carrier organic anion transporter family member 4C1-like isoform X5, giving the protein MEGGDIENPVFEPPSPESGRQRQASPSGTDSPAEEGPCGWSSCAPEALQLCNNAEGYLAVYSLLAVFQGIVVNGLVNVSISTIERRYELNSSLTGLMSASYDIAFCILSLFVSFFGERGHKPRWLAFSAFLLGLGSLIFSLPHFISGKYHFGAKLEDTCQIPGASSTNFTCSASTKSSLHKYLLVFMLGQLLLGVGGTPLYTLGTAFIDDSVPKHKSSLYIGIGYAMSLLGPAIGFVLGGQLLNIYIDIQIPESTKLDQDDPRWLGAWWIPFLACSFAIWLLIIPFSCFPKHLPGTTKIQAEKISETHNDGSAALVENQNIGKSFKDFPVALLILLKNPVLMSLIIASSSEALVATGFATFLPKFIENQFGKTSSFSATLGGLVLVPAAALGQIISGILVSKCKMDCKSIIKFMTGTCSVALLFNSVVLFAKCGNEPFAGVSETYNGTGVLYDLTAPCNANCRCLRSMYYPVCGRDEVQYFSPCFAGCASHLFNNVKKTYHNCSCIGKPKRESDSEDFFYEAVPGKCPTQCKLLPFFLTFFFFAVVFTCMAITPTTVAILRCVPDKQRSFALGVQEVFLRLLGTIPGPILFGVAIDNSCTLWDFNECKTKGACWVYDNERMAYLLMGISHCNKDSSILCIQVKQGGILQSKRKTRTI; this is encoded by the exons ATGGAGGGTGGTGACATCGAGAATCCCGTGTTCGAACCGCCCAGCCCTGAGTCCGGCCGCCAGCGCCAGGCGAGCCCCTCCGGCACGGACTCACCGGCTGAGGAGGGGCCCTGCGGGTGGAGCAGCTGCGCGCCAGAGGCTTTGCAGCTCTGCAACAACGCCGAGGGCTACCTGGCCGTCTACAGCCTCCTCGCCGTCTTCCAAG GTATTGTGGTAAATGGCCTTGTTAACGTCAGTATTTCAACAATTGAGAGGCGTTATGAGTTGAACAGTTCCCTCACGGGCTTAATGTCTGCTAGCTATGACATTGCTTTTTGTATATTGTCACTATTTGTATCTTTCTTTGGAGAAAGAGGACACAAACCACGATGGCTTGCTTTCTCAGCATTCTTGCTAGGATTGGGCTCCCTTATATTTTCATTACCACACTTCATTAGTGGAAAATACCACTTTGGAGCTAAACTTGAAG ACACGTGTCAGATTCCAGGAGCAAGCTCTACTAACTTTACTTGCAGTGCCAGCACAAAGTCTTCACTTCATAAATATCTACTTGTCTTTATGCTGggacagctgctgctgggagttGGAGGAACTCCGCTATATACTTTGGGGACAGCTTTTATTGATGATAGTGTCCCAAAACACAAGTCTTCCCTTTATATAG gAATTGGCTATGCCATGTCACTGCTGGGTCCTGCTATTGGCTTTGTCTTAGGAGGGCAGCTCCTTAATATTTATATTGATATCCAGATCCCAGAAAG taCAAAGTTGGATCAAGATGACCCACGTTGGCTTGGAGCATGGTGGATACCGTTTCTTGCATGTTCTTTTGCTATTTGGCTTCTTATAATACCTTTTTCATGCTTTCCAAAACACCTACCAG GAACTACAAAAATTCAGGCTGAAAAAATCTCTGAGACACATAATGATGGAAGTGCGGCACTTGTTGAGAACCAGAATATtggaaaaagttttaaagactTTCCTGTGGCACTTCTG ATACTGTTGAAGAATCCAGTGCTTATGAGTCTAATAATAGCCAGTTCTTCAGAAGCTTTAGTTGCCACTGGCTTTGCCACATTTCTACCAAAGTTTATAGAAAATCAGTTTGGCAAGACGTCAAGTTTTTCAGCAACTCTTGGAG GGCTTGTGTTagttccagcagcagcactagGCCAAATCATAAGTGGCATCTTGGTTTCCAAGTGCAAAATGGATTGCAAAAGCATTATCAAGTTCATGACGGGCACTTGTTCAGTGGCCCTACTATTCAACTCAGTGGTTTTATTTGCTAAATGTGGGAATGAACCCTTCGCAGGTGTCTCTGAAACATATAATGG AACAGGTGTGCTCTATGACTTAACAGCACCATGTAATGCTAACTGCAGGTGTTTGCGTTCCATGTACTACCCAGTTTGTGGCAGAGATGAAGTCCAGTACTTTTCTCCCTGTTTCGCAGGATGTGCATCACATCTCTTTAACAACGTGAAAAAG ACGTACCACAACTGTTCCTGTATTGGGAAaccaaaaagagaaagtgattcagaagactttttttatgAGGCTGTCCCTGGGAAATGTCCAACACAGTGCAAACTTCTACCTTTTTTCCTGACCTTcttcttttttgctgttgtttttacaTGTATGGCTATTACTCCAACAACTGTGGCCATTCTCAG GTGTGTGCCAGATAAACAGCGCTCGTTTGCTCTTGGAGTACAGGAAGTATTTCTGCGACTGCTGG GTACTATTCCTGGACCAATTTTGTTTGGTGTTGCTATAGACAATAGTTGTACTCTGTGGGATTTTAATGAATGTAAAACTAAAGGAGCCTGTTGGGTTTATGACAATGAAAGAATGGCTTATCTTCTGATGGGCATAA GTCACTGCAACAAGGACTCTTCTATTCTTTGCATTCAG GTGAAACAAGGTGGAATACTtcaatcaaaaagaaaaacccgAACAATATAG